The sequence ATTCTCCTCCTCCACTTTTTGTTATTAAGAACATTTGTTTAAAGATGGATCTTTTAAGATCTGGATTCTGCTTCTTCGTCCCATGAAGTCACATTCTACTATCAAAAGAGGATTAGGGCCTCAGGTAGCTGGTGGCCGCAGAGAAGAAGCGACAAGAAGCAAGAGCAGCAGATGAACTGTGATCCTGTTCCCAGTTAGGCTAATGGAAGTTTTGGGATCATCTTAGAGTGTGACATCCTTCACTCACAAATGTTACTGGCATGAGCTAATTACATCCCTGGACTATAttcatgagggaaaaaaaataggtaaCAAAAAGGACTATTTACTAAAGAGGATGACACAAACCATAGGAGCACTCTCTGGTTTCATGGTTCATAGTCAGAACCCAATTTATTAAACATTATAAACTTATCAATGTACACCATTTCCTATATACAAATCAAGtttatcaattaaaaaaagtGCTGTCTGAAATTAGATTTTATTTAAAGCACAAGGTAATCAGCATTGCATCTTAACTGAAAGTGAATCAGTTCAAGAGTAGTATTGAGAACACAGACACATTGACAGGGCACCAGACACCTTTTAACTCTTAATGTTGATTTACTGAAAATTTTGAGGACAAAAACATTCAGCTTATTTTATACAAACAGTACATACTGCTTCCATTATCtctattaaaattaattataGTTTAATCCTTTTAAAGCAAGGTACTCTGAaaacttctattttaaaataccagTCTATTTACCAATGCCAAAAAGGCCCAAATCCTGCAACTGAATCAAGGCAGACAAAAATATATGCCCATGTAGACTGACTGCAGGCCTGTGGGCCAAGTAAAAAACACTTTTCCCAGGTATTCTACCACTAAAACAAAAGGATCTAACATACTGAtctcttaaacaaacaaaccaacccaagGACTATAAAAACGTGGCCAGACAGTAAGATATATCAAGTGACCactattaaaatgtttaaaatgtaacTGCACAACAGTATAAACACACAAAGGATGTTATTGATTTCTCTACATGCCACAGTTACTTGCTCTACTCTACACTGTAGTTTGCCAATATTCTGCAAATGCATCATATCGGGGATACTATGCAATACTGGATCCATTTTTGACTGCTTTTGCTCCGTTTTGCAAAATTAAGGCCAGCTTCTAGGAAGACTGCTGAAGTGATTAAGAAACAAAGTGATACTAAATGGTAGTTTGGCTGAGATAAGTTCTGTAAAAAGGACCAGATACAGCGAATACTAAATCAATTCACAGGGACAAGAGGTAAGAACAAACCAATCCAAGGACTTCACTacacacaaatgaaaatgaaataactagTCAACACCATAAATTCACACCTTTTAGATTTTCCAGTGAAATCTGTGTGGGGACACTTACTCTGATATGAACGCACTACTTCAATGTCATTTAAAATTAACACAGATTAAAAAGTAGTAGtgaaaaattgttttattctaGCTACTGGAAACAGAGGCAGAGAAAGCTCTATAAGTAAAAATGACGAGAGCTGAGAATATCCTTGGCGTTTACTTTAGGGACCTCCTATAGCAAACCTAGCTTTGCTCTATTGCACAAAAATAGTAAATGAAGATAAAAGTTCacagaaatgtaaaattttaGAAACCacttttgaaaaaggaaagagagggcaCTCAATGCAAGGAAGttcattcagaaaaacaaaagccaTCGTTGGGCAACTGCAGGGCATCAGTATTAGATTTGAGAATAACTAAGAAATTGTTTCAGCCTTGCAGGCCCAAAAGCATGTAAATCCAGTGAAATCCACACAAATAATGTTGTTTGAATGGACACGCTCCTTCTACACGCTCCTTCTCTTGACTTGAACTGCAATTGTGCTTTGAATCATCTGCAAACAGGTTTTCAGTATTCAAAAGGTACTTTCAGCAGCCGCTGAGATCACTTTACACAGGGCGTGAGTCTCTGACAGACTGACCCACTTTATTCGTTGGAATTTGCATGTGGCTCTACAAGGATGGATCTCCACACCTTCGCGGGAGTTCTGCTTGCTGAACTCATTCAACACTTCTCAGAGTCGGAGAACTGAGACCCAAGAATAAAACGACTACATAGAATTGTCCTAAGGCAGCTCCAATGCCAACAACTGTCAGATGCTTTGCCTCAAAAGCACAGCGTTGCTATCAAATGCTGCGTTTCTCTAGGATCTCTTAACAGATTGCCAAATATATTAGGCACAAAAACAGGTTTCCTTCTAATATATGATTAGAGGCCTCATAATTTAAAGCACGATTAGCCGTGGTATCTTCGTATCTACAATAACTACAGCATCCTGTAGTAATGCAAGACCTAAAAAtcattataaaaaatatttccttagaGAGCACTTTAAATAATTTACAAAATTCTACAAAAACTATGTATGCTGTTAAATAGAAGCATTTTTCACATTAGTGTGTATACATTTATCAGTATCGCCCGCTTTCTCTCCTTTTGTCTTGTTTATCAAGATAATTACAGTGATAGTTATTTTCTAAAAAGACtgttactgtaaaaaaaaaaagtgtacttaCATATTTGATACCTTTCTGTTCAAGAGGGAATCTGCAGGTATGTCAGTAAATTTTGCACAATTTTTGTCTAAAACTTCCTGCCCTTGGTCCACTCCACAATCGGTTTCCCTATCTTGGAGGACAGGTATTTTTCCTTCCGAACTGGAGCTGGATACCTGAATTTCTTCCTGCCTGTCACTGTCCTGGTGGGCAGCTATATCTTCTTTCTCAATGCACACGTGTATACTCCTATCCATACATGTTCCTCCCCTAGTTTTATCCAGCGTTACTGCTGTCACATTTAGTCCCTGCAGTGGACAACCTAAACTTGGATCTGGCCTGTTGTACTGCTGGTTATGCTCTCCCTCACTGCACACGTGCATACTCTGCTGAGATGCTTCTCCACTAACTTCATCTGCTTTTACTGCTGCCGTACTGGGTTCTGGCAGTCGGGGACCTAAATTTGAATCTGCCCACCTGTCTCCATGGGCATCTCCTTCCTCAATGCACTTCTGAATGTTCTCAGATTCAGATGTTCCTCTGCTAATCTTATCTACTTTTACTGCTGCCACACTCTGTTCCTGCAAGGGGAGACTCGCACTTGAATCTGCCTGGTCTCCCAAAGAATTATCCTTTTTGTAAACCTCTGCTTCCTCTTTGATGTACAAAGGAGCAGCCTCCAGTCTTTCACAGGTTTCTGTTACATGGGGACTTGACACTTCCACAGGGAGCTTTTGAGAAAAACTGGATTCTTTTATTGCTGTCTTATTCTCTCCGCTAAATTCGCCTTTTGGCAAGAGGGGTTCTTTTCCCTGTTTAAGTGTGTCTGTATCCTGGGAAGCTACCTCTGCTCCTAATGCACTGCCCTGGGTAAGCGACCCTTCTGCTTTCTGCCTTTTGTTCAAAAGCATGGATTTCTTCCTGTCCCGAGCGTATTTTAGACCTGCTATAAATTTACTTGAAATTTTTAGGTGAAAGGTATTCTTTCTTTTAGATCTAGGCTTTGCTTTAAAAAGTTTTTGTACTTTACGACCATCGTTTTTGCTGGTTTTAGGTGGAAGTATTTTCTGCACAGGCTCTATACTAGAGATATCCTTTTTACCTGTTGCATTTCCTTTTGCAGGTATCTCACCAGCAGCAATACCTTTAACCCCTACCATTCCTTGTTTAGCTTTTGACTGACCAGTAGTATGAAGATATACATTCTCTGCACAGGAAGCATTTTTCTCACTGCCATGTAACATTGCACTTTTCCCTTCCGTTCTCTGAGAGTTCTTCAACTCATCAGTTTGCTGAGATACCTTAGTCTTTTTACTCTGAGCCAGTAAGAGGTCAATCTCATTTTCAACTGgctgttgttttgcttttcctttattaGCACTTTGTTTGGTCACGCTCAGTAAGTCCAGAGTTGCATCATCTTTTTGCATCTCTGAATTGCTTGAAGAGTCTTTGGCCTTTTCTGCCAAAAATTTCCGAATTTCTTGTTCAATGCTGTCATCACTGTCCACTGAACTGCTAtcatcagtggctgatgcagctGTGAaagtacattttttatttttagctgtctGCAGGTTATTCTGGTTTGAAACTGGTTTACGTTTACATCCttttttaaactgtaaattaAACTCTAAGTTCTTCATGGTTTCTGGTCTTTCATTTGGAAGTTTGATATTTATGTTGTCTGAAGGATTTCTGATTGCATTATCTTTCATAGCTTTTCTAGATTTTGAGAGGCAGCTTTTCAGTAGCACAGGACTTTTACATTTCCACTCATTTTGCTGGAGGTTACTAAATTCATCTAGTAGCTGGGTTTCTGTCTCGCTGAATCTGACTCTCTTCTTGCACTGAGTTTTCTGGTCTTTAGACttcttctttaattttcttttagatCGTAAAAGGTCCTTGATAGCACTATCAAGATCCTCATCACTATCCAGAGAACTGCTCTCGTCATCCGAACAATCCCTCTCTTGAGTTGGGACTGTATTTTTAATAAGCTTTCTTGTGCTACTTTGAACCTGCATAAAAGGGTTTACAGAGTCCAAGGCCACACATTTGCCAACAGATCTGGCCAATTCGGAAGACATCGGCTGCTGCTGCCTAGCCGCTTTGCTACTTAGCCCTTGAGCATCACAGAGTTCTTTAGGGCTGCTCAGAGCACGCCCCTcttggagcacaggaaattttGAACAGTAATCTGACTGGAAAAATCCTGTCTCAAACTGTTCAGGTGTTTTTGATGCACCTTGTTTCGCTGTTCTACCTTCTCTTTTGAGTCTCCTTTTACGGCTCAGTGATAGCTTCAGTGTTTTgggaagagaaggctcaagggtACCAGTGAGGTTGTTTTGATCAGAAGGCAAAGGAATCTGGATTGAGTGCGACAGACTGGGAGGCTTTGTTACAGGGCTTTCCGACTGTGCTTTGAGAGCCAGAAAAGCCCTGATTTCTTGCTCTATACTATCGTCGCTGTCCACAAGGCTGCTGTCACTTTCACAATGAGATGATGAGAGaagctggggagaaaagaaagagtctGCAGTAAGTGATTTGCTCTCACTTCCCATTTGGGATGGCATGATTGTTTTGGAAATATCAAGGATAGCTTCTGCACACATGAGTTCTGCAGATGTGTCTGCTCTGCAAGAGGCCTGCAATGTCAGCTCACAAGCAGAAATCTTGTTTTCTGCAGGTGCAAAATGTCCGGCTTTTTTCAGTGGCTTAAACAGCTTGTTAAATTCATTGCTTGTGCTTTCTACTTCTGCTGACTTTGaactaatttcttttctcttgtcGCTTGTAGGGCTTTTATGGACTTCTGGTGAGGCACTTGCTGAGCTAATTGTCAGGCTTGCAGAAATGTCTGCTATGCCTTTTGCATCAAATTGTTCTCTTTGCAAAGGGGCATAGTCTGTTGAAGGACCTGCCTCTTGCCTGACCTTCTCCAGCTGATAAAGTTGAATGGCTTCTTCAATACCATCATCACTACTTGAGTCAGATGCGTGCATGCTCTCGTTGATAAGTTCTCCTCTTGTCTCCCAGAAATTAGCTCCACTTTCTTCATTTTGCTCCACTAACCAGGGTTGGCTAGCAGTGGCCACTTCCAGATATGCTTGGCTCACTTGGCTGAAATCGCTAGGTTCTTCTCGGACTTTAGACTTCAAACATTTGGACTGTGTGCTGCTTTTCCTTAGCTTGGGATGGTGTCTTAAGAGAAGCGCTTCACACCCTTGCTTTATAGCACCACAATTTGTTTTGTTAGTTGTTTCTTTGTTACATTTTAGGACAGATCTCACATGTGAATCTTTTTTATCCTCCCCAATTACACACTTACTAATTTCTTGCTGCTTCTTCTCATGCAAAAATTGCACTATTTCAGCTTGTATGCTCTGTTCAAAAGAGTCATCGCTACTGATGCTTTGAGGAGAAGCAGGCTGTAGCCTTTTACCAATTCCCAAGTGGTCAGAAAGATAGTCTTCAGAGAGCATCTCAGCTTTAAATTTCACAGGGAGAAGATTATTAGCCATTTTGTTCTCGGAGAATTCTCTTTTAAACCTTTTGTCTCTGCCTGTACTTTCAGAACACTCTGCGTTCCTTTGCAGTGACTGGCCACTCTTGCTTTTTGCTTTCAAGTACTCTTGAATGGCTTCCTCTATATCTCGGTCAACAGAATCGTCACTGTCAGAATCCAGCAGGAGAGGCCCAAACTCCACATTCTCTTCCACTTCAGTGCCGTCGGAATCAGCAGGGAAACTTAACCTGTTATATTTAGGGTGTTTCCGTAGCAGCGCGGTGCTGGTTGCAACTCTGTTACTAGTGcccttttctcccttttgtttCTTCTGAGTAATACAGTCATACTCATTGTTCATACCCAGGGGAGACTCTTGACTTTGCAGGTTGTTTATGATCATCTGAACTTTTGCACTGACAGAAGTTCTAGCGACGTCCCCTTCAGATTCAGGGAAGCAACCCGGGTATCTACAACTCCTTGATGGTCCAAAGGACTCCCATTTTGTTTGTAGAGCTACCAAAGGAGAAGCATTCATAAGGAACATTCTAGCAGACAACAGCAAAGTCGACACAAGAACAGTTTTTCAGACTGGTCTCTTTTCCATCCTACAATAAAAGAGAGAACAATACTTTTCATAATGTATCTGAGTTTTGAAAGTTCCATGCAATACTACTCGGTGAGACAAATTGTAAATTATTACCACTCAGACTTAACTGTGCCAGATAATCACAAAAGTTACTCC comes from Apteryx mantelli isolate bAptMan1 chromosome 21, bAptMan1.hap1, whole genome shotgun sequence and encodes:
- the PPP1R26 gene encoding protein phosphatase 1 regulatory subunit 26, whose product is MFLMNASPLVALQTKWESFGPSRSCRYPGCFPESEGDVARTSVSAKVQMIINNLQSQESPLGMNNEYDCITQKKQKGEKGTSNRVATSTALLRKHPKYNRLSFPADSDGTEVEENVEFGPLLLDSDSDDSVDRDIEEAIQEYLKAKSKSGQSLQRNAECSESTGRDKRFKREFSENKMANNLLPVKFKAEMLSEDYLSDHLGIGKRLQPASPQSISSDDSFEQSIQAEIVQFLHEKKQQEISKCVIGEDKKDSHVRSVLKCNKETTNKTNCGAIKQGCEALLLRHHPKLRKSSTQSKCLKSKVREEPSDFSQVSQAYLEVATASQPWLVEQNEESGANFWETRGELINESMHASDSSSDDGIEEAIQLYQLEKVRQEAGPSTDYAPLQREQFDAKGIADISASLTISSASASPEVHKSPTSDKRKEISSKSAEVESTSNEFNKLFKPLKKAGHFAPAENKISACELTLQASCRADTSAELMCAEAILDISKTIMPSQMGSESKSLTADSFFSPQLLSSSHCESDSSLVDSDDSIEQEIRAFLALKAQSESPVTKPPSLSHSIQIPLPSDQNNLTGTLEPSLPKTLKLSLSRKRRLKREGRTAKQGASKTPEQFETGFFQSDYCSKFPVLQEGRALSSPKELCDAQGLSSKAARQQQPMSSELARSVGKCVALDSVNPFMQVQSSTRKLIKNTVPTQERDCSDDESSSLDSDEDLDSAIKDLLRSKRKLKKKSKDQKTQCKKRVRFSETETQLLDEFSNLQQNEWKCKSPVLLKSCLSKSRKAMKDNAIRNPSDNINIKLPNERPETMKNLEFNLQFKKGCKRKPVSNQNNLQTAKNKKCTFTAASATDDSSSVDSDDSIEQEIRKFLAEKAKDSSSNSEMQKDDATLDLLSVTKQSANKGKAKQQPVENEIDLLLAQSKKTKVSQQTDELKNSQRTEGKSAMLHGSEKNASCAENVYLHTTGQSKAKQGMVGVKGIAAGEIPAKGNATGKKDISSIEPVQKILPPKTSKNDGRKVQKLFKAKPRSKRKNTFHLKISSKFIAGLKYARDRKKSMLLNKRQKAEGSLTQGSALGAEVASQDTDTLKQGKEPLLPKGEFSGENKTAIKESSFSQKLPVEVSSPHVTETCERLEAAPLYIKEEAEVYKKDNSLGDQADSSASLPLQEQSVAAVKVDKISRGTSESENIQKCIEEGDAHGDRWADSNLGPRLPEPSTAAVKADEVSGEASQQSMHVCSEGEHNQQYNRPDPSLGCPLQGLNVTAVTLDKTRGGTCMDRSIHVCIEKEDIAAHQDSDRQEEIQVSSSSSEGKIPVLQDRETDCGVDQGQEVLDKNCAKFTDIPADSLLNRKVSNMRRKGSYEKLKVLPGV